TTTTAACAACTTTAATGACCAATCAGGGAGAACAGAATATTGACGCAGATTTTATTGTAGACTGCACTGGCTTAATTTCTGATCCTAGAGAAAACCCCTTAATTAATGATTTAATCGTTCATTATCATCTTGATCTAAATCCTCAAGAAAGATTGCACGTAGAGAATGATTTTGAAATCATCAAAATGCGCAATCAATATGGTAAGTTTTATGCCTCTGGTATTATTACCCTAGGAGGACCATACGCTCCAGTAGATACTTTCTTAGGATTACAATATTCAGCCCATAGAGTCACAGAAAGTTTAGCAACTCATCAAGCTCCTAATGTAAAATACATAGAAGGTATCTACTCGATTCAGCAATGGCTCAAATGGGCAACTAATCAAAGGCCGTAAAAACCATGACACCAACTTTATTAGGTCGTTGGCAAACCAGAATCTTTCTCCTGGCTACTGTAGGGTTTTTAGTAAGTTTACCCTTTGGACAACTCAGTGCTTTTTTAGTATTATTCTATATTGGGCTTTTTGGCTTGGCTTGGGATGTGCTTTATAATTTCCTACAAACCATCCTTTGGGATCATGATTGGCCAGGAGTTTTTCAATTTTTAGCAGCAATTGTCGAGGCAATTTGGCTAATTTTAGTAATTAATATCATCGGATTGCCTTTTCTTGGGTCTGGATCCTTTGATCTAGGCATATTTATCAGACACTATACCGTAGTCTCCATCGCTACTTATCTTTTTTCATGGGTAGTAATGCGATTATTATTTCCTCGTTGGCGATTTCGCGGCGGGGAATGGTTAGGAAAATGGTTATCTACTCCTTGACGTCGTGACTTAATACCTTAAAATAGTATTAAAATGGAGTTAAACGTAATAATTAAGTTATGTACTTAACTCCAAAAGAAGTCTACAAAAAATACGGCTATCATCCTAAAACTCTTTCAACTTGGGCAAATGAAGGCAAGGTACTTTATATCAAATCACCAGGTGGCCACCGACGCTATCTTGTCACGTCAATTGAAAATCTTACTCAATCTAATGTAGGTGAGGTAGTCTTGTATGCTAGAGTCTCTACCCGTACTCAAAAAGATGACTTACAAACACAAATAGAGTATTTAGGTCAGCATTACCCCAATTGCCGTTGCATAAATGATATTGGCTCCGGTATGAACTTTAAGCGCAAAAAGTTTATAGAGCTAATGGAACAAGTTTCTAAAGGAGAAGTAAAAACTATTGTAGTAGCTCATCGCGATCGCCTTGTCCGCTTTGGCTTTGACTTTATTGAGTGGTTTTGCCAACTTCATAATTGCCAAATAGTTGTACTTAACAACACCTACAAATCCCCACAACAAGAGCTTATGGATGACTTCATGAGTATCATGCACTGCTTCAGCTCTAAACTTTATTTTCTACGTAGATA
The window above is part of the Gloeocapsa sp. PCC 73106 genome. Proteins encoded here:
- a CDS encoding IS607 family transposase encodes the protein MYLTPKEVYKKYGYHPKTLSTWANEGKVLYIKSPGGHRRYLVTSIENLTQSNVGEVVLYARVSTRTQKDDLQTQIEYLGQHYPNCRCINDIGSGMNFKRKKFIELMEQVSKGEVKTIVVAHRDRLVRFGFDFIEWFCQLHNCQIVVLNNTYKSPQQELMDDFMSIMHCFSSKLYFLRR